CTTCGGTCGCGATCGTCGCCGACGCATTGGTGTCGTGCGAGTCCTGCGTGCCGGTGAAGTTGCCGCCGGCGAGGCCGCCGTCGAACGTCAACAGCACCGGCGCCCGGAACGCCGCGAGCGTCACCGTCGGGGTCTGCGGACCGTCGTCGCCGAACTCGATCTGGTGACCGACATCGACCGAGGCCGAGGCCGTGACGGTCTTGTCGCCTTCGTGATCGGTCGTGAACGCACTCGCCGTGAGGTCGACGAGGTTCGCCGCCATCTGCTTGATGTCGCTGATATACGAGCCGTTATAGGTGTCGGTCTGCGAGTGATCGATCGACTCGAGCTGGGTCAGCGTCACGATGCCGGTGGTGAGACCAACGCTCAGCGTGAACACCGTGTTGCCGGCGTTGATGCCGCCCGCGGTGGCCGAGGTCGAGCCGGTGATGACACCGCCAACATCGTACAGGAAGATGGTGCTGCCGGCGTGCGTGAGACCGCTGGCACTGCCATCGGCAATGCCGGCGTGCAGGCCGACCGTGTAGTTGATCGTGGTCGCGCCGGGACCGTCGGCACCATAGAGATTGGTGTTGCTGATCGTGAACGCGCCGGAGAAGTCCTCGGTCGCGATCGTCGCCAACGGATTGGTGTCGTGCGAGTCCTGGGTGCCGGTGAAGTTGCCGCCGGCGAGACCGCCGTCGAAGGTCAGCAGCACCGGTGCCGTGAACGCCGCCAGCGTCACGGTCGGGGTCTGCGGACCATCGTCACCGAACTGGATCTGGTGACCGACGTCGATCGTGGCCGTTGCCGTGACCGACCTGTCGCCCTCGCTGTCGGTGACGAACCCGCTCGCCGTCAGGTCGATCAGGTTCGCGGCCAGCTGCTTGATGTCGTTGATATAGGAGCCGTTGTAGGTGTCAGTCTGCGAGTGGTCGATCGACTCCAGCTGGGTCAGCGTCACGATGCCGGTGGTCGGACCGACACTGAGCGTGAACACCGTATTGCCGGCGTTGATCCCGCCTGCGGTGGCCGAGGTCGAGCCGGTGATCACACCGCCGACGTCGTACAGGAAGATCGTGCTGCCCGCATGGGTCAGGCCGCTGGCGCTACCGTCGGCGACACCCGTGTGCAGAGCGAGCGTGTAGCTGATGGTCGTGGATCCAGGGCCGTCCGCACCGTACAGACTGGTGTTGCCGACCGTGAAGGCGCCGGAGAAGTCTTCCGTCGCGATCGTCGCCGACGCGTTGGTGTCGTGCGAGTCTTGCGTGCCGGTGAAGTTGCCGCCGGCGAGGCCGCCGTCGAACGTCAGCAGCACCGGTGCGTTGAACGCCCCCGGCGTCACCGTCGGAGCCTGCGGGCCGTCATCGCCGAACTGGATCTGGTGGCCGACATCGACCGACGCCGAAGCGGTCACGGTCTTGTCGCCTTCGCTGTCGGTGGTGAACGCGCTCGCCTTCAGATCGATCAGGTTCGCGGCCAGCTGCTTGACGTCGTTGATGTAGGCGCCGTTGTAGATATCGGTCTGCGAGTGATCGATCGACTCCAGCTGGGTCAGCGTCACGATGCCGGTGGTCAGACCGACGCTCAGCGTGAACACCGTGTTGCCGGCGTTGATGCCGAGCTGGGTCGCCGAGGTCGAACCGGTCACCACGCCGGTGACGCTGTCGAGATACAGGAAGATCGTGCTGCCGGCATTGGTCAGCCCGCTGTCGACGCCGTTGGACACACCGGCGTGGAAGCCCAGCGTGTAATTGATCGTGGTCGCGCCAGGACCATCGGCACCATAGAGATTGGTGTTGCTGATGGTGAACGCACCCGAGAAGTCCTCGGTCGCGATCGTCGCCGACGGGTTGGTGTCGTGGATATCCTGGGTGCCGACGAAGTTGCCGCCGGGCAAGCCACCATCGAACGTCAGCAGCACCGGCGCCCGGAACGCCGCCAGCGTCACGGTCGGGGTCTGCGGACCGTCGTCGCCGAACTGGATCTGATGGCCGACATCGACCGAGGCCGAAGCCGTGACGGTCTTGTCGCCTTCGCTGTCGGTCGTGAACGCGCTCGCCGTCAGATCGACGAGGTTCGACGCCAGCTGCTGGATGTCGCTGATGTACGAGCCGTTATAGGTGTCGGTCTGCGTGTGATCGATCGACTCGAACTGGGTCAGCGTCACGATGCCGGTGGTCAGGCCAACGCTGAGCGTGAACACCGTGTTGCCGGCGTTGATGCCGCCCGCGGTGGCCGAGGTCGAGCCGGTGATGACACCGCCAACATCGTACAGGAAGATGGTGCTGCCGGCGTGCGTGAGACCGCTGGCGCTGCCGTCGGCGACACCAGTATGCAGACCGACCGTGTAATTGATCGTGGTCGCGCCGGGGCCATCGGCGCCATAGAGGTTGGTATTGCTGATGGTGAACGCGCCGGAGAAGTCCTCGGTCGCGATCGTCGCCAACGGATTGGTGTCGTGGATATCCTGGGTGCCGGTGAAGTTGCCGCCGGCGAGGCCGCCGTCGAACGTCAGCAGCACCGGCGCCTTGAACGCCGCCAGCGTCACGGTCGGGGTCTGCGGACCGTCGTCGCCGAACTGGATCTGATGGCCGACGTCGACCGAGGCCGAAGCCGTGACGGTCTTGTCACCTTCGCTGTCGGTCGTGAACGCGCTTGCCGTGAGGTCGACGAGATTCGACGTCAGCTGCTGGATGTCGTTGATATACGAGCCGTTATAGGTGTCGGTCTGCGTATGGTCGATCGACTCGAACTGGGTCAGCGTCACGATGCCGGTGGTGAGGCCAACGCTCAGCGTGAACACCGTATTGCCGGCGTTGATGCCGCCCGCGGTGGCCGAGGTCGAACCGGTGATCACACCGCCGACGTCGTACAGGAAGATGGTGCTGCCGGCATGGGTCAGACCGCTGGCGCTGCCGTCGGCGACGCCGGTGTGCAGGCCGACCGAATAACTGATCGTGGTCGCGCCGGGGCCGTCCGCACCATAGAGGTTGGTGTTGCTGATGGTGAACGCACCGGAGAAGTCCTCGGTCGCGATCGTCGCCGACGCATTGGTGTCGTGTGCGTCATCCGTGCCGATGAAGTTGCCGCCGGCGAGGCCGCCGTCGAAGGTCAGCAGTTCGCCGGTCTTCGCCCCGGACACCGTCACCGTCGGGGTCTTCGGGCCGTCATCGCCGAACTGGATGTTGCCGCCCAGATCGAGCAGCGCCGAGACCGTTGCGGACGTATCGCCATCGTTGTCGGTGGTGACCGCACTCGCCTTCAGGTCGATCAGGTTCGCGGCAAGCTGCTTGATGTCGTTGATATACGAGCCGTTGTAGGTGTCGGTCTGCGTATGGTCGATCGCATGCGTCTGCGTCAGCGTCACGCTACCCGTGGCGTCCACGCTCAGCGTGAACACGGTGTTGGCAGCCGTGATCCCGGCTTCCGTCAGCGACGTCGAGCCGGTGACGATACCGCCGATCTCGTACAGATGGATCTCGTGACCGCCGGACGTCAGACCGGACGCGCCGCCGTCACTGAACCCGGTATGGAATTGCAGCGCGTAGGTGATCGCCGTCGTACCGTGGTCGGCACCGGCATCGTTCAAATTGCCGAACGTGAACGCGCTGGCAAAGTTCACCGTCGCAACCGTCGGAGACGCGTTGGTGTCGTGCGCGTCCTGCGTGCCGACGAAATTGCCGCCGGCGAGGCCGCCATCGAACGTCAGCAGCACCGGCTCGACGCCGGACGTGACCACCGTCGGGTTGACCGGGCCGTCGTCCAGGATCGTCAGATGCGATCCGACATCGGCGGTCGCGGTTGCGGACTGGCCGAAATTGTCCGTGATCGTCGCGGTCACCGTGATCAGGCCGGACGCCAGCGTGATGCCTTCATTGAAGTCGCCGGGCGTCAACTCATGAACGGCGCGCAGATCCGTCAGCGTCACGTGGCCCGTGGCATCGACCGCGACCGTGAAGACGAGATCGCCACCGATCGCCGTGCGTCCTTCCACGACGCCGGCCGCGTTGACCGTCAGCAGCACGTGCTGACCGGTCCCGGAATCGATCAGACCGGAATCGGCGTGGGGTGAACTGATGGACAGCGAATAGGTCAGCGATTGCTGGCCACCCGGCACGGTGACGTTGAACGACACCTGCACGGTGGCGACCGTTGTCCCTGCGGGACCCTGCCCCGAACCGGCAACGCCGTTGGTGGCGGCGGTCAGGAAGCTCTCGTCGACGATCAGTTGCGGTACGAGACCGCCGGAAATGGTCGGGCCCGGAGGGATTCCGTTCAGCACAAAGCCTGGCGGCACCGTGGTCTGGAAGCCCGGCAGCTCTTCGTTCCCCGCCAACGTATTGGTGCCCACCGGGCCGAGCGGATCAACCGCGAACGGGCTGAAGTTCGCGCCGCTCGCCTGCGCGTTGCCGTTCGAGTTGCCGCCATTGTCGGCCGCCGGCAACACGGAGGAATCGGTGCTGATCGGAAACAGACCTGCAAACTCCTGCACCGAGACGTCGCGCCCCGGCGCCATCTCGATGGTGATGTTGCTCTGCCCATCCGCGCGGGAGTCGAAGAACGGCTCAACCGTGACGGTCGACTGGTTGTCGAACAGGATGATCAGCTTTTCGCCGACATGAACCAGCGTGATCTTCTCGTTCGCGATCGACGAGAAGTCGACCTTCACCTTCTGGTCGTATCCGAGATTGATCACCACTGCCTGATCGGTCAGTGGCTTGGTCAGCTTGTAAATTCGTACGGGAGCCGAATTGGTGGAATTGCCGGTGCCGGTAGCCTGAGCGACCTGAAACGAACCCTGCATTATCAACTCCGCAAAATGCGATTAGAGGAAAAGTTGTAGAAAAATTTAGTTTTAGGCTATTGTTAACCCTCCCCTCGGTCAAGGAATGTATTTGGTTAATCAATGCTTTCCGTCGAAGTGTGGTAAAGATCGGACAGGTCGGTGCTGCAAGAACAACGGCATAGCCCGTTTGACTTGGTCGAAAGCCAGTATTTGCCCGGCCCAGTTCGTCCTTGCCGACTATTCGGAGCGCTCGATGCGGGTGATTCTTCTTCTGGCTTGTGCCGCCGTCTTGATTTGGGACTCCTTCGGCACAGTGGCCGCGCAAGCCCCGCAACCACCAGTCCCGCGCGAGACCACGGTCGAGCGCCAGGTTCAGGCCCTGGCCAACCGGGACACCCAGATCGGCCTCTACCTCAACGTGCTGCCGGACTGCACGTCGGGGCCGCTGCCAACCATCCGGCTGGTCAGCCCACCCACTGCCGGGAAAGTTGTGGTGAAGTCAGCGAAGGCCAAGGCCACCAATTACAAGGCCTGCCTGGCGCTCGAGGTCCCCGCCTATGTCGCCTTCTACAAGGCGCCGCCGGAATTCCTCGGCGACGACGCCTTGACCCTCGAGGTCAAGTATCAGGGCGGCCGCACCGAGATTCAGAAGATCACCGTCAAGGTGAGCGGGCCGGGCAACCAGCAAAAGATCTGACGGCCCCCTGCGGGCCTGAACAACGCGTTAGAGCGGTTCGCCGTCGGCCGTTTCCTGCTCGACATCGTGCGAGACCTCGCTCGGCGCGGCGGCCGGCTGGCCGAGCTGTGCCCTGTCCTCGTGGCAATCGCTGATCCGGCGGGCGACCACCCGGTCCATCCGCGGCGCCTGGCCGTGGACTTCGTTGACCTCGGTATAGGCCTCGTCGCTCAGCACCGTGATGACGGTGCTGACCGGGCCCATGTAGTCGCACCGGTTGGAGAACACGTACCGGTTGCTGATCTTCTCCGGCCTCGAGGAATGGCAATTTCCGATCGACGGGGACGAGAATGTCGCCTTCATCGCCTGGGTCGGGTCGACACAGCGCGTCATCTCGCGCTCCAGCAACTTCTGCCGGCCGCTGGATGGCGACACCAATTCCAGCGTCCGCACGAAGCGCCACATCCCTTTTCGGAAGGTCGGCCCATTGAAGCTTTCCTCGGCCGCAGCACCCTGGGATGCGAGCAAGGACACGGCAAGGGCGGCCACGACGCCAAGCGTGCATGCGAAGACCTTCGACCGCCCGAAGCTCTCACGCGTAGTCATTCGGTGAATCCTTATCGGCTGCACGATACGCATCGCGTGACTTCACTTGAAGCACGCCCAACCTCACTTCATTCCAGAACACTTCGCGTTAAGGTGGAGTAAATGCTCGCCCTTTTGGCTGGAGATCTCCGCCGTCGACTGCTCGATCCGGCGCGAGGCGCGATCAAGGCTCACTGTGGAAAATCCTCTCCGGAAAACTACGGACCCGCCCGGGCCCGTCGCAAACGAGGCCCGCGCCTCAGCCTCCCAACCGCTGAGGCTGGCAAGCTGCCTCGGCTGATCGCAAGCTAGTGCTGCAAACGCGCCGCCGCGGATTTCTCGGAATTGGCAGCGCCGCTATCGTCGCAGTCGCCGATCCGCGTCGCGACCACCGTGTCGGTCCTGGGATGCTCGCCGGTGCTGACCTCGTTCAGCTCGGTATAGGCCTCGTCGCTGCGCACGGTGATCACGGTGCTGACCGCGCCCATGTAATCGCATCGACGCCCGAAGGTGTATTGATTGCCGACCTTTTCAGGCTTGTCCGAGACGCAGCTTCCGACCGGGTCTGGTGAGAAGGTCGCCTTCATGGCGAAGGTCGGATCGACGCAGCGGGTCGTTTCCGCGTTGACCACCCGGTACTTGAAGTTCTTGTTGGCGCTCTTGACGACGTCGAGCGTTCGGATGAAGCGCCACAACCCCTTGCGGAAGCTCGGCCCCGAGAACGCCCGATCGCTCTGCGCCGGCTGCGCCGCCGCTGTCCGGCCGTTCGCCGGCTGAGGAGATGGCGTCTGCGCGTGAGCCGCAGGGACGATCAGCAAGGTCAGGAGCGAACCTGCAATGGCACCACGGAAGTTCATTCCCACCCCCGATGTTCGCCCCGAAATCCGCTCGCGATGCGATCCGGCCGGGCGCTTGAAGCAGTCGCTGCAAAACGACTCAAATACCCCTCACCAGTTGCAGGCCAATTGTGGCCAGTAAAGGCACGTTGTCGCAGCCGGACGGTCTCGAGCGCAATTCCGTTCCAGTGCAGCAAACGCGCAACACCTAAAGCTCAATCCGCAAGCTGAAGGAGCCAATCAGTCGCGTTGCACCGGGTGGCGCGGTTTGACCTTGAAGGTTTTTTTTGCTCATTTAGCGCGAGTTATTTTTCCTCAATTACTTAGCCTATCGCTGGACAAGGGGGCACTGATGCGCATTCGGTTTTGCTACGTGGTCGCGGGCATTTTGGCATTGAGCGCAACGCTATCGGGCAACTCCCGGCCGGCAGCGGCCGCAGATCTTGGCCTGGTCACGAAGGCACCGGTCGGCACCTGCACCGAGATCGTCTTCACCTGCGAGAACGGCCATCAATATCCGCTGTGCCCGCGCGCCGTGTCGGTCGAAGGCGAGGTGGTCACGGCTTCGCTGCTGACCGGCCATGGCGGCGTGCATGTGCGGCTGGTGCCGATGGGCGTCGGATATCGCTATGCCGGTCAGGGCATCTGGCTGGACGGTTTCCGGGAAAACGCGCTGCTCAACTTCGGCAAGCACCACCAGGTGGCCTGCGCCATCGCGCATTAATCAAGGCCTGACCTGCCAGCTCCGCGCCCGCGCGGAGATCATACTCAAACAAGGCGCGATAGCGATTCGGCCCGATCGATCGCGCGTCACTTTGCGCTCCGCGCCGCACCGATTGGCGCGACACGAAGCACATCGTGAACGGCCGCTCCTCACCCCTTGGTGCGGAGCACGGCGCGCGATGAGCGCGAGAACATATACGCCTTCGGATAGACGTAGACCGGGCAGTAATCCTGCCACTGGTACAGCTGCCAATTCCATTTCCAGCAGCCCTGCTCGATCTGAGGCTCCTGCACGTAGTCCAGCCGGTACGGCGGATCGCCAAACGGATAGTCGCCGCATCGCGCCGCCGTCGACGACAGAACGACGATTGAAGCGGCCGCGGCAATGATCACAGAAAATGACTTGTTCATAACGCCCCTCGATCGAATGACGTGACGGCGCGAGAGTGCCAAATCCACCGGTCCTTATCAAGGTGCCGGCCGCCACACCCCGACGCCAAACGACCGTTCTAGACCGCGCGATTCTGCGTCGGCGAGCGGCCGCCGCCGTCGGCGACCAGCACCGCTCCAGTCACGAAGGACGCCTCGTCGGAGGCCAGGAACAGGCAGCACGCCGCGATCTCGGCAGGCTCGGCCATCCGTCCCAAGGCGATCCGCCGCTCGACGCCGCTAAACTCGGTCTCGGCGGTGGTGCCGTTCTGGTCCGCGAGCAGCTGCATCTCATAGGCGCTCATCGGCGTTCGTACCCAGCCGGGCGCCACGGCATTGGCGCGGATGCCGTCGGCGCCATGGGCGTAGGCCAGCGAACGCGTATAGGCGACGACGGCCGCCTTGCTGGCGGCGTAGCTTGCGCTGTCCGGGCTGGCATTGAACGCGGCAACCGAGGCGATGTTGACGATCGCGCCGCCGCGCTGCCGGAGCAGCGGCAGGGATGCGCGGCAGACCCGCATGGTCCCCGTGAGGTTGACGTCGAGCGTCTTGGCCCAGACCTCGTCGGAGACGCTTGCGGGCTGATCAGGTACGATCAGGCCGGCGGCATTGACGACGATATCGAGCCACGCGCCGCAAGCGGCCACGGCTTTGGCAATGTCGTCCGGCCGGGTGACGTCGCCATGGACCGCCTGCCCTCCGCACTCCGCCGCGGTCGCCTGCAGCTCGGAGTCACCGAGCCCGAACAGCACGACGCGCGCGCCGCTCAGCGCCAGCAGCACAGCGGTGGCCCGGCCGATCCCGGTGGCTGCGCCGGTCACCAGCGCGGTCTTTCCGTCGAGCCGCGGCATCAGAGCAGTATCCGGAAAGGTGGAAACCGGTTTTCCGAAACGATCATGCTCATCTAGAGTCCCCACTGCCGTTCGACGGCAAATCCGGTCTCCGGCAGTGTCGAGCCGCCGTCGACGGCGATGGTCTGCCCGGTGACGTATTTTGCCTCGGCCGAAGCGAGATAGAGCATCGCGCAGGCAATGTCGTCGGCGCTCCCCATGCGCCCCATCGGGATGAAGCGCTCGAGCTTCGCCTTGTTCTCCGGCGCGCTCATGGTGCCGCGGCCGGGCTTCTCGATGAAGCCGGCTTCGACGCCGTTGACGGTGATGCCGTCGCGCGCGAGCTCGAAGGCGGCGCCGCGGATGAACGCATTGACGCCGGCCTTTGCCGCCGAGTAATGCGCGCCGCCGCCCATCGCGACGCGCGCCGACACCGACGATGTCACGAGGATACGGCCGAAGCTGACGGCGCGCATGTGCGGAATAGCTGCCTGCGCGAGCCAGATGGTGGCGTTTAGATTGAGCCCCAGCGTCTCGTCGAGCCTCGCTTCGTCGAGCTCGTCAAGCGAGGCCCACGGACAACCGCCGGCATTGTGCACGACGATATCGAGCCGGCCGTGTTGAGCGGCGACACCGTCAACCATTGCACGCAAGCTGCTGCGATCGAGCCGGTCGAACGGGACGCAATCCGCGGTCCATCCATCGGCCGCCAGATCGCGCGCCAGTGCCTCGGCCACATCAAGCGTCCGGTTGGCGATCACCACGGTCGCACCGGCCTGCGCCAGCCGCCTCACGATGGCGGCACCGATCCCCCTGCCTCCGCCCGTGACGATGGCGACCCGGCCGTCGAGCTTGAACGGAGGCGCCTGCATCAGATTGCTCCCGCACCGCGCAGCAGATCGATGAACTGCGCGAACACCGCCGTGTGCTTGTCGACGTCGCGTCCCGACGTTGCCGGACACATCAGCAGCATGGTGTGGAACGGCGTCACAAGGATGCCCTCGTTCATGTAGAACGCATGGAGCAGGGTCTCGAGATCAGGCTGCCGTCCGGCAATGACGTCGGCGCCGCTGCGTGGCGGCTTTGGCATGAACATGATCTCGGCGCGCGCCCCGATCTGGGTGACGTGCCAGGGCAGTCCGGCGGCCTCAATCAGCCGGCGCGCCTCCTGCGCGAGCCATGTCGCGGTTCCGATCATCCGCTCGTAGTTCGCCGAGGTCAGGACCTTCTCCAGCACCGCGCGCATGGTCGCGACCGTCAGCGCGTTGCCGGCGAGCGTGCCGCCGAAACCGAGATGCGCCGACTGCCGCTGGCGCGGATTGACGTGGGGCACGAGCTTCCAGAGCCGCTCGGCGATCTCATGGCTCAGGCCGAATATGCCGGCAGGGATGCCACCCGCGATCGCCTTGCCGGCGACGAAGATGTCGGGCTCGAGCCCCTGACTTT
This Bradyrhizobium sp. CCBAU 53421 DNA region includes the following protein-coding sequences:
- a CDS encoding SDR family NAD(P)-dependent oxidoreductase, coding for MPRLDGKTALVTGAATGIGRATAVLLALSGARVVLFGLGDSELQATAAECGGQAVHGDVTRPDDIAKAVAACGAWLDIVVNAAGLIVPDQPASVSDEVWAKTLDVNLTGTMRVCRASLPLLRQRGGAIVNIASVAAFNASPDSASYAASKAAVVAYTRSLAYAHGADGIRANAVAPGWVRTPMSAYEMQLLADQNGTTAETEFSGVERRIALGRMAEPAEIAACCLFLASDEASFVTGAVLVADGGGRSPTQNRAV
- a CDS encoding SDR family oxidoreductase, translating into MQAPPFKLDGRVAIVTGGGRGIGAAIVRRLAQAGATVVIANRTLDVAEALARDLAADGWTADCVPFDRLDRSSLRAMVDGVAAQHGRLDIVVHNAGGCPWASLDELDEARLDETLGLNLNATIWLAQAAIPHMRAVSFGRILVTSSVSARVAMGGGAHYSAAKAGVNAFIRGAAFELARDGITVNGVEAGFIEKPGRGTMSAPENKAKLERFIPMGRMGSADDIACAMLYLASAEAKYVTGQTIAVDGGSTLPETGFAVERQWGL